In Pyrodictium occultum, the genomic window ATATGTATTATCTCTAGTATTCAGCTGGACCCGCTGGCCTCCTCTCCAGAACCGCCCTCGAATAGCTCTAGGCAGCCCTCCCTCTCCAGCCTCATCCTCCACATGTTTATGGGCATCCACATTATCCATGCAGGGATGCGCTTTATGAACTCGTAAGCCTCCTCCCAGCTCTCCAGCCCAAGCTTGCGGGCAAGCTCCTCAAGGCCCATTGGGCGGTGGAGGTACTCGTGTATAACCTCGAGCACCTGCGGCGTTATGAATACCTGCTTCTCACCCACGGGTATGATGTACTCACGACACTTCTCGCTCATACCCTGCTGCACCCGAGGCAGCCATGCGGCTCCCGGGGTAGTTTAAGCATTATATGCAGGCTGGGGCGGTACCCGGGGGCGGAAGTTAACAAGGCTACATCACCGCCCCCGGGGAGGGCTTCAGCGCTGGAACGCGCGGGCATCCCGCCCTCCAGGCTCCCAGGGGATGGCCGGGGTAGGGGCTCTAATTTACCGCTGGGCCTCGGGAAGCCCTCACTGCATGGACTATGCTCTTCACAAACCTGTAGACCTCGTCTACGAGGCTGTCCCTGTTCTCGAGCGTTACCCTGAACCACCTGCCGCGCTGCTGGAGCTGGGGTAGGACCTCCCGGTCGGAGAGCCTCTCATGCACCACGAACAGCCCCGGCTTCCCCGAGCGGAGGATGGATAGGATTGACCCCCGGATGCCGGGGAGCTTAAGCTCCATAGGGCCTATCTCGTCTATGACCACCAAGTCCGCCTGGCTCGCCTCCTCGGCCGCCCGGCTTGCAACCTCCTCGGCCTCTCTACACGTATTATACCGGCCTACACGGGGGCCGGAGCAGCCATCCACCCTGGCCAGCCAGGCTTCATGGCGGCCATCGAGGCTCATTATCCTGAAGCCTACCCTCCTACCTCCCCGGCGGACCTCGGGGCAGTAGAAGCCGGCTAGCCTATAGCCCTCCTCTCTGAGCCTCTCCGCCACCCTGCGCACGAGCGTGGTCTTGCCCACACCAGGCCTCCCCGTGACGAGCGCGTAGAGGTACACGCCTAGGCACCCCAGGGGCGGCGGGGATGGGAGCCCGTTAGACCGGGTATGGCGCTATTTTAGCCCCCTCTGTGCAGCATGGAGCTTGTAGCTGCTCTTCCTGGCCATGTACTCCTCCGGCGGCACGTAGAAGAGGAGCTTCCCCGTGTGGTAATCACGTATCACTGTGCGGGCGGCCTCCTCTATGAGGGGCTCACCGTCACTCTTATACCTCCATCCACGCTTCAAGGCTATAAGCTCGAGTATCCGGTATGGATCCTTCTCATCGATACCGTAAGCCTCCTTGACAGCTAAGGGGTTGTACCTCAACGCCCTTTCGAGGAGCATTACAGCAGGGCGGACAGGGTCTTCCAGCTGCTCAGGGGGCCGGCCACGTATGATAGCCTCCAGGGGGCCGCCCTCAACCGGTATGACGCCGGGCGTGTCAAGCATGTAGAGGTTTTCGCCTATACGGTAGAGCTGGGCGTGGGTAGTGTAGCCGGGGCTCCCAGGTATAGGGCTTGTCGAGGCGCTATGCCTGCCTTTCAGAGCATTTATTATCGTGGACTTACCGGTCTTGGGGAACCCAGCAACAGCCACTATAGCCGGATAGGTCTCAACGACATCTCTTATGGCCCGGCGCAGAACCCTGGTACCCTTGTGATCGCGGGCAGCCATGTAGACAGTACGGTAACCCTGATCCTCGAGGATGCGCTTCCACTTCTCAGCGACCCCGCGGGGCACCAGGTCAGCCTTATTGATGACTATTAGGAGGCGCTTCCCTAGGCTCTGCACCATCCTCTCTAGCCGCAGGCTCCTTGTCGAGACCGGGTCGCGCGCATCGACAACCTCGAGTACTACGTCGACACGCCTTACTATCCACGCCAAGGATCTCCAGGATGCGAGGATCATTCCAAGCCACCCAAGAGCGCAGCGGCCTCGGCGGAGAGGCTGGCTCTATTGCACCCCTTACCCTCCAGGCCTCTCGGAGAGCTTGTGCCTACGCGTTTAATAAAGCTAGCCGGGTGGAGGAGCTATTTCTTTGAGGCGAAGAAGTCGAAGAGGCTTCTCTGCACCGTAGCCGCCGCCTTGAGCTGTTTCTCGGTGACTCCGAAGTAGGAGAGTATCCTCAGAGCAGCCGGCACTATCTGGTGGTCAATATAGTAGTTGACGTCGATGGTCGATGGATCAACCATGAAGTAGGGGTAGGCCCTGCTGGACACACTCCCGCTACCCTTAACTATGACGTAGCCCACCTTATCGCCGGGAGACACCTCGTAGCCTGCCTCCTTCATACGCCGTGCAGCCATCACATGAGGCGCGTCATGCTCGTACTCCTCTATCCTCTTGCTCAGCGTCTTCCATATGATAAGCTTTGTTATTGGCACCTTGCCCTCGCGGAGCTGCTTTATTACCTCCCTTATGTAGCTTATAGCCTTGTCCACGTTCCCCGTATTCAACACTATCTCAGCCGCCTTCTCCTGCACCTCCTTAGCCAGCTCGCACCAGTCGCCGCGGACTGCTTCAAAGCCCACGATGTCTATACGTCCGTCCTCGAGGAGACCTACATAGCGCTTCTTAGCCTCCGTGAAGAACACTTTCTTGTAGATCTTGTCTATCTTTATCTCAAAGCCCAGCTCCTTCTCGACAAACTCTATCAGCTTCTCAACCTTCTCCTTGTCATAGACCACGAAGAGGGAGTCGGTGTCTCCATATATAACCTTTAGGCCGAGCTTCCTGGCATACTCGATAGCTGTCAGTATAAGGTTACGGCCCCAGGCTGTGACAGCCTCGGCGCAGCGTTTGCAGTACCAGCGGGCATGGCTC contains:
- a CDS encoding NTPase; amino-acid sequence: MYLYALVTGRPGVGKTTLVRRVAERLREEGYRLAGFYCPEVRRGGRRVGFRIMSLDGRHEAWLARVDGCSGPRVGRYNTCREAEEVASRAAEEASQADLVVIDEIGPMELKLPGIRGSILSILRSGKPGLFVVHERLSDREVLPQLQQRGRWFRVTLENRDSLVDEVYRFVKSIVHAVRASRGPAVN
- the rsgA gene encoding GTPase RsgA, which encodes MILASWRSLAWIVRRVDVVLEVVDARDPVSTRSLRLERMVQSLGKRLLIVINKADLVPRGVAEKWKRILEDQGYRTVYMAARDHKGTRVLRRAIRDVVETYPAIVAVAGFPKTGKSTIINALKGRHSASTSPIPGSPGYTTHAQLYRIGENLYMLDTPGVIPVEGGPLEAIIRGRPPEQLEDPVRPAVMLLERALRYNPLAVKEAYGIDEKDPYRILELIALKRGWRYKSDGEPLIEEAARTVIRDYHTGKLLFYVPPEEYMARKSSYKLHAAQRGLK